The Desulfococcus multivorans DNA window CAAAAAGAAGAGGACCCGGAAAAGGATCCTGTTCCGACATTATCTCCGGATGGTGACCTTTTTCATGACGACGGCCTCGAGGGGCTTGTCCATGTGATTGGTTTTTACCCGTCCGATATTCTGAACAACGTCGAGGCCGCTCGTTACCTTGCCGAAAACCGTATGACGGCCGTCAAGATGCGGCGTGGCGTCCAGGGTGATGAAAAACTGGCTCCCATTGGTTCCCGGGCCGGCGTTTGCCATGGACAGGACGCCGGGACCGTCATGTTTGAGCCCGGGCCTGAACTCGTCCTTGAACTGGTACCCGGGACCGCCGTTGCCCATGCCGAAAGGGCAGCCGCCCTGGATCATAAAGCCTTCGATAACACGGTGAAAGGAGAGGCCGTCGTAAAAATTACCGCCCCGTTGGGTATCCTGTCGTCCTTCGGCGAGATTGACGAAATTCCATACGGTTTCCGGGCACTCCCCGGCAAACAGTTCAATCTCGAAATCGCCCATGTTCGTTTCGAAAACCGCCGTCAGGCGATCTGTTTTCTCTTTATAGTCACTTTTTTTCCCAATCATGATATTCTCCTGATAATGAATGATGATGCATTTGTACAACGTCGGTTTTCAGACGGTTTCGTCCATCGATTCGTTGCTTCAATCGGGCGCAGGCGTTGTCGGCGGAACGCTCACGGCAACGGAACCCCACCGAATCCAAACCGAAGTTGTAAATTGATAATGATAAACGATAGCATTTTAAGGTGTCAATAATAAACAACGACATTTCGGACGAACGGCAGTATTCCATTTAACGCCGCTACGCGTCTTCGGATGCCGTTTCATGAACCGCTGCCAAAGGAGGCCCTGCATGAAGCTCAAGAAAATTCTGGTGCCTGTTGACGGGTCGGAGAGTGCCGGAAGGGCGCTTGAATACGCGATCGAGCTGGTTAAACTGGTCGGAGACGCCGAGGTGCTCCTGGTTCATTGCCACAAACCCTTTCCCAGGCTGTTAGGGGAACCCTATCTCCAGGAGGCGATCAACAGGATTCAGGAGGACGCCGACCGGATTATCGATCCCTGCCGGGAGGTGCTCGGAAAAGCGGGAGTCGGATTCAAGGAACGCGTTCTGGAGGGTGCACCGTGGGAGAAGATCACCGAGGCGGCCGACATCGAAGCGTGCGATATGATCATCATGGGATCCCGGGGGTGCACTGATTTTCAAGGGCTGTTCCTGGGCAGCGTGACCCATCGCGTGCTTCATACCACCCCCTGTCCGGTGCTTGTCATACGGTAGAGGTGCAGGCTGAAAGACTGAAAGGCTGAAGACTGAAGGCTGAAGGGGCATCATCGCCCCATCCGTCGCACAGGCACCCCTTCAGCCTTCAGCCTTCAGCCTTCAGCCTATAGTCTTCAGCCTGCACCTTCGGGTCAATCGGTAACGCCGTATTGGAAGAGTTCGTATTCCGTTTTCCCACCGAGCAGGGCATCGATTTTGGCCTGAACATCCT harbors:
- a CDS encoding peptidylprolyl isomerase produces the protein MIGKKSDYKEKTDRLTAVFETNMGDFEIELFAGECPETVWNFVNLAEGRQDTQRGGNFYDGLSFHRVIEGFMIQGGCPFGMGNGGPGYQFKDEFRPGLKHDGPGVLSMANAGPGTNGSQFFITLDATPHLDGRHTVFGKVTSGLDVVQNIGRVKTNHMDKPLEAVVMKKVTIRR
- a CDS encoding universal stress protein, translated to MKLKKILVPVDGSESAGRALEYAIELVKLVGDAEVLLVHCHKPFPRLLGEPYLQEAINRIQEDADRIIDPCREVLGKAGVGFKERVLEGAPWEKITEAADIEACDMIIMGSRGCTDFQGLFLGSVTHRVLHTTPCPVLVIR